CGGTTCCACAGGCCGGTTCGAAGACTCGCTTCACTTCGCCTCGCACATACTTGGCAAAGGCTTGATGGAGAAAGTGGAACTCGGGCTTCCAGTCGCTACCGAACACGAGATCGTAGTAGCGAGGGTAGTCGTACAAATTGCGAGGCTTGTCGTTAGTCATGCGAGAGAAGTTTACGGACTCTCGCACGACTCGCAAGTATCAGCAGAGCGCAATCCTCGCTGGAGCTACGACAATTCGACGGTTTGGCTCGAGGTGATTGCCGGCACAGGTCGCGCTTCACTTGGCTGGGGAAGAGCAGGGGCCAGATTCTCTCCTTCGTCGAGGTCGAGGCGATCGAGTTGGCTGTCGTCGTCGTCGTCCGGGTGTCGTTTTTTGAAGAGGATTCGCAGCAGCGACTCGCGAATCTCCATCGTCAGCCCAAGTAAAGCGGGCACAAACACCAGGGTCACCACAGTCGAGACCAGCAGACCGCCGAGCAGCACCGCACCGATACCGCGATAGAGTTCGCTACCAGCACCTGGGGCGATGACCAGCGGAAAGAGCCCGACCAAACCACCAAGCGTGGTCATAAAGATCGGCCGAATACGATTTTTCACGCTTTCGATAATCGCCTCACCGACCGGCATATGATCCTCCCGGATATGCACAAGCGATTGCTCGACAATCAGAATCGGGTTGTTCACTACCGTACCGACCAGCATGATAAACCCGAGCATCGTCAGCACATCGAGAGGCTGTAGCACGTAGAAATTCAGCAGCCAGAGACCGATGAAACCACCCACCGCCCCCAGTGGTACGGTGAGAATCACGACCAGCGGATAGAGCCACGATTCGAACGTTGCCGCCATCAGCAAGTAGGTGATAAGGACCGCCAGCATGAGGTTCCAGCGCAGGGAGGCCCAGGTGCTGCGCAGTTTGTCGGCTGTACCGGCAAGTTCAATGCGATAGCCTCCCGAGAGATCGCCGTTGGAAAGCCTCGGCGCGACAACCTTCTCGTTGATCAGGTCCATCGCTGCCTCGAGGGGCATTTCAGCCGGTGGGGTTACTTCGAGCGTAATAGCTCGTTGCCGGGTGCGTCGATTGATCTGCTCTGGACCGCTGCTGTTGACCACCTCAGCCACTGCTTCCAGCGGAATCACTTGCCCCGAAGCCGTAGCGATGGGGAGCGACTTGATATCCTGAATGCGGCTCGCATATTCCACTTGCCCGACGATCCGCAGATCGATTTTATCGCCACCCAAGTAGTAGTCGGTGGCATAAGCGCCGTCGACGAGGGCATCCACCGTGTAGCCCAGTTCACTGGCGGTGACGTTTAAGTCGGCCGCTTGATCCCACTTGGGAATCACGTGCACTTCGGGATTCGCTTTGTCGAGACTTGGGTTGGGCTTAACTTGCGCTGCAGCCAGGAGCCCGGGCTTATCGGGGGTTCCCTTGAGGTCGACCATGATGTCGCTGCCGATTTCAATCAGCCGATCGATATCGGGGCCCGAGATTTCCACCTCGATGGTACGTCCTGCTGAAATTCCTTTCTCAAACAAGCTCGCTTGTTTGGCGACTAGAATCGAGCCATCGAGTTTTGGCGCAATCTTTTGGATGACCGGGATCAGTTCGGCCACTCGCGCGGGATCGGCAGCACGTACGCCGATAAACACACTCCGATTGCGGGCGATGAAAAAGAAGTCGGAAATCGCAGGGACATCGCGTTTCAACACTTCCGGGTCATCGATATTTACGTCCCAGTAGGGCTTGAGTTCGTTTTCGACAATCTGCCCCATCTCCTGCAGTCGATCGAGGTTGTAGCCTGGAGGAGGCAGCACCAGAGTGATGATCAGATTGCGATTGCCGTTAGGAAGGTATTCGACCTTGGGCATCATCGCCCAGGTGAGGATCAAACTGGCGGCCAGCACACCACCGATCATGCCGACGCGTAAAATCACGCTCCCTTGAAGCGTTCGATTAATCGACACCACACCGTTAACGAAAATCGCTGCCACCACATCGAGCGGACCGAGCAAGTAGTGATTGACCAAGCGGCCAGCAATGGCATAGAGCCGCCAGATTCCGCGTGCTTCATCGATTTCGAACTGCTCGCCAGCCGCTTGTCGTCGACTCTTGGCGGTGTGCGGTTTCAGGATTCGCATGGCGGCGGTGGGGACCACAGCCACGGCCACGAGCATCGAAAGGGCGACAGCGCCGCTGATAGCGATGGCGATATCGCGAAACATTTGTCCCGCCTCTTCGCGAATGAAGAGGACCGGAATAAACACCGCGAGATTCGCAAGGGTCGCGTTGAGCAGAGCGCCCCACACTTCGCTCGCACCACGGACTGCTGCCTCTTCTGGCGATTCACCATTTTGATGTCGGCGGTAGATATTTTCGAGCATCACAATCGCGTTATCGACGAGCATACCGACCGCGAATGCCAGACCACCGAGCGCGGGAACGTTGAGCGAGCGTCCCAGCAGCGACATCACCAAAAAGGCACCGATGGTGCTCACCAGAATGTGCATGAAGATGATGACGGTCGAGCGTGCGCTGCGCAAAAACAGCAGCAGCGTGAGGAACGTAAAGAGCGAACCCCAGAGCAAGTTGTCGGTGACGAGGCTGACCGAACTGTAAATGTATTCCGATTCGTCGTAGACCTGCACGAGTTGCAGTCCACGTTCTTTCAGTACACCGCTGTTGAGATTATCAACGGTTTTGCGAAGTCCGTTCATCACTTCCAGCACGTTCGAACCGACCGCGCGCTGGGCATTGATCGAGATCGAACGGGTGCCGAAGCGGCGCACGAAACCATCGGGCTTTTTGAAGCTTTCCACGGCATAGCCGACGTCGCGTACGTAGACCGGCATTCCATCGCGCCGCGCGAGAATGGTCGACTCCACTTGTTCGGTGCTGGTGTACTGGCCAAGCGTCCGAATGACATTGCGGCGTTTTCCTTCCCAGAAGTCGCCACCCGAAGTGTCGGCATTCTGACCACGCAACGACTCGCGCACATCGCTGATCGAAAGACCGCGTGCTGCAAGCTTCAACGGATCTACCACCACCTGCACTTCTTCTTCGCGACCACCCACCACGTTGGCGTTGCTGCAACCAGGAACGCGCTCGAGCGCGGCTTCGATAAAGTCTTCTGAAAAACGGCGTAGGGTAGTGATATCTTTTTCGGGAGGAAGTGCCGCTTTCAGCCCCGCATCGGTCTCTGCAATTTGCGACAAACGATACATCTTCAATGCATCGTTTTTGGCCTTATACACCTCGTCGAGCTTGGACTTGAGGTGCGGAAACTGCTTGGCGTATTGCTCGACATCTTCTTTCGTTGGAATTCGCTGACTGAGAATGAAGTAGGCAATCGGGCGGTCGGAAGCGTTCGAAGTGTTGATGACCGGCTCGTTGGCATCTTCTGGATAGCTGGGCACCTGCGCGAGTTTGGTGTTCACCTTCAGCAGCGCTTCGGCCATATCGGTGCCGACGGGAAACTCGAGTACGACGCGTCCAAGCGAATCCATCGACTCGCTCGACATTTTGCGTACACCTTCGACACTCTTGAGCTGCTCCTCTTGCTCCTGAACGATCTCGCGCTCAACTTCAGCAGCCGATGCTCCCGGCCAGGTGGTTTCAATCGTGAGGGTGGGTATCTCGACTTCAGGAGTCAGCTGCATCGGCATGTTGAAGGCGGAGATAATGCCGAACATGACGATCAGAATCACCCCCACAGTGACCTTCACTGGGTTGTGAACAAACGCTTCGATCAGGTTCATGCGGAGGAGTCCTGATTGCGGGGCGACTTGACGAAGGTGGGAAAAGCACGCGCCGTTTGCTGATGCTTTTGGAGGCCGGGAATTCCAGTACAACTGGCGTCCCGGCGAGGCTGTCGTCGACTGCAGGCGATGGCTCGTTCGCTAGACGAATCTTTCCTAGTGGCTATCGATTCGCTGCGGTTACTTAAGAATCTGAGGAGTGACTTCCATACCCGATCGGAGCCGCTCGTTACCGGTGACAACCACCAACTGACCGGGCTGAACATCACCAATCACTTGGGTTCGGCTGTCGAGCGAGACTCCCAATTTCACGGGAACCGCGCGAGCCGTTTGCTTTCCACCGGCGTTATCAATCACAAACACCACGGGGGTGGCTCCACCCAGGACGACGGCATCCTTGGAAACCATCACCGCTTGAATCGGCTTGCTGACCGAAAGCGTGACACGAGCGAACATCCCCGCTTTCAGCAGGACAGTGCTCCCTTCCATCTCGTTTTTCACCCGGACTTTAACGGGAAAAGTCCGTGCACGGGCATCGGCTTGTGGATTGATGATGGCGACTGTGCCACTAAAGGTTCGGCCACCGAGAGCTTGAACGTCGACAGAGGCGGGGCTGCCGATTTGAAGTGCTCCGATGTAATCTTCCAGCACAGGAATTTCGATGTCGACGTACTCGAGCTCTAGGACTTCAGCGACTGGATCACCCTGCATTACCCACTGACCAACTTCAGTGAGTTCTGCCGTAATAAAGCCATCGAAAGGAGCTCGCATGGTGTGACGTTGCAGCTGTTCATCGAGGCGTGTGAATTCGGCTTTGGCTGCGAGCAACTTTGCCCGCATCTGCTCGATTCGCTCGGCACGCGGGCCTTGAACGAGGAGTTCGAGAGTGAATCGAGCCTCGTTGTAGACCGCTTCGGCTTGCAGCGCGAGATTCGTATCTTCTTCGAGTTCTTCGCGAGTCGCTGTGCCGCGGAGTGATTTGGTCCGCTCTAGCTTGGCATTGCGAAACGTTAGATTGGCCTGAGCATTGGCCAAGCGAGCTTTCGCTTGCTCGACTTCTTCAGGGCGAGTGCCGTTTTCGAGTTCGGCGAGTTCAGCTTCGGCTACTTTTACTTGAGCCGCTGCCGTATCAACTTCTGCTTGGATGATGCCGGTCCGAAGGATGGCAATTTCATCCCCCTTCTTCACAGCTTGACCTTCGTCGACGAGATAGACCTCGACACGTCCGGGTGCAGCGCTGCCGACGATGCTTTTGCGAAGCGGTTTCACGGTGCCAACGAAGGTGCGTGTTTCAGCAACTTGATCGAGCACGGCTGCTTTCACTTTAACGTCTGGTTTTGCCGCACCTTTGGGGGCCTGAGCAAAAACAAACGCAGGGACGATAGCAAGACAAAGGTAGGCGAGTGTGGCGGGACGAGCGACACGAATCGATCGCGCGATGGTGGGCATAGAAATCATGGCGAGTGGGGCTCCAGCACCATGGGAGGAACAGCGGCACGTTGAGACGAACGGACAATTTCTTCGGTCAGTTCCAGCACTTCGCGACCGAGATCATCGCGAGCTGGCTGAGCTGCAGGGCGGGGGGTTGTTTGGAGTTCATCTTCCCCCGAAAGGTTCAGCCGAAGACGCTCGAGGATCAGACGAACCTGCTCGAGCTCGACCGCCGAGACTCCTTGAGTAGCTCGCATACGAACCGATCGGGCGGCTGCCAGAATCCGTTCCCAAACCGGCTTAACCTTGGGCATTGGTCGAATCAGCTTCTTGCGGCGGTCACCCGCAGCAACGACACGTTCGATCCACATGTCGCGTTCCATGCGGTCCAGAATACCCACCAAAGTAGGGGCCTCTACCCGCAGGCGTTGGGCCAACTGGGCCTGCGACAATTCACCCTCAAAGGCAAGCCAGGCAAGCACCTGCCACTGCTGGAAGGTGATGCCGTGCGGAGCGAGCTCTTCGTTCAAAGCTCGTTCGAACGCCCGTGCGGTCATCCCCACCCAGCAACCGATGCTATCGTGAAAATCATGCTCCAGCATGCTCTCGCCTCGCAATTCGTTAGCTACCAAATCATTAAACAGCTACCAAAGTATAGAGTGGCGGCTACTGATGTTCAAGCAAATTCCCACCCACCTCGCGAGGGGAAGTGGCTCCGAAGTGTCCAGTAAACGACATTGGTGGTTGGTTAGCTTCCCTAAACTATTCCCGCGAACCTTTTCAGCCGGTTCTTCTCTGTTCCTTTCAATTCCGCTCTCCGCTGAGCAGTCGTCTGTTCTTACGACTTAAAGCAGTGGCAATCGTGCGGATTCAACTCACTAGCTCCCTCATCATTTGTTGCCCGGAGTTTTCTGACGCCATGAACCACAGCTTCCTGTAAGCCGAATTTCCGCCTGGAAAATCGCTTACATACCACCCTCTAATCCGAGACTGCGATTGCGCTGATTACAGCCGCGCGTCCTGGAAGCTGCTGCTGTTCTTCCCGAGTGTCGCACTCCGTCGATACTCGCCGCGCAAGTTTTCCACCCGCTCTTGGCGGTGAGCTTGCTACCTCTGGCGTCCACGTTCTTAACCACCATCTCGCCTGATGTTGGGCCGGTGCCTTGCCGAAGCCACCTCGCTTCGACTAGCCTCGGACCACTCGTCACGCGACAATAAACAAGTAGTCTGTCCGTATGTCTATTCATCCAAGCTTGTCTAGTTCTGATACTCCCGAAAACAACCTCAGCCGAAAACCATCTGGAGGGAAACGCCCACACGTGCAAGAGATTCAACGCGAACAAGGTGTAGCACGCGAACGAGCGATCCTCGTCCGTGTGATTCTTCCCGATCAATACTGCGGTGAAGATCCGCTCGATGAGATCGCGGGTCTTGCCAAAACAGCCGGTGCCACGGTGGTGGGAACTTGCGTGCAGCGACGCGAAATCCCCGACACCACCACCTACCTTGGCAAAGGCAAAGTGAATGAGCTCAAGGAAATTGTCGAAGCCAACGAAGCCGATGTGGTGATTTTCGACAACGACTTGGGACCTGCCCAAACGCGCAACCTCGAGCAAACGATCAAAGTGAAAGTGCTCGATCGTACGGAGTTGATTCTCGACATCTTCGCGAGCAACGCGCGGTCGTATGAATCGCGACTCGCCGTGGAACTAGCCCAACTCGAATATTCGCTGCCTCGACTGAAACGGATGTGGACCCACTTGTCGCGTATCAAGATGGGGATCGGCATGCGTGGTCCTGGTGAAAAGCAGCTGGAAGAAGATCGTCGACTCGTGGAACGCCGCATTCACGAACTCAAGACCGAACTCCATGGGGTCGAGCGTCGCAAACAGCGTCAAGTTGCCTCGCGAGCCGATCGCTTAACGGTTTCCTTGGTGGGCTACACCAACGCCGGCAAAAGCACTCTGATGAATGCTCTGACCGATGCCGGGGTCCTCGCAGCCGACAAGTTGTTCGCCACGCTCGACACGCGCACCAGGCGTTGGCATTTGCCAAGCTGGGGGCCGGTTTTGCTATCCGACACGGTTGGATTCATTCGCGATTTGCCACACGGATTGGTCGCCAGCTTCCGCGCGACACTCGAAGAAGCTCGTCAGGCCGATCTGCTGATCCACGTGGCCGATGCTTCGAATCCTGCTGTTCTCGAGCAGATCTCGGCGGTCTATATCGTGCTGCAAGAGCTGGGTATCGAAGAAAAAGATACGCTGCTCGTGCTCAACAAGATCGACCGTTTGGCCGATCCCGCACAACTGGTGGCTGTAAAGCAGCGTTATCCCAACGCGATTACCATCAGTGCTGCAACGCGCGAAGGCTTCGATCGTTTGCACGACAGCGTGAGCAGCGCTCTGAGCCGATCGTTTGCTGATCTCGATGTGCAAGCGGAAGTGAGCAACGGACGTCTACTGGCTTTCTTGTCGGCGCATGGCGAGGTGCTGAGCAAGACATTCAGCGAAGACCGCGTGATTGTCCATTGCCGTTTGCCCCATCGTCACCTCGGTGGACTAATGCGCGAGCGAGCCGTGGTTCGCCCCCACACAGCTGCGGAGTTCTTGCTTCAAGACCTTCCCGAACATGCCGCTGAGAGCGAAGTAGAATTGCTCGAGGAAACTTCGCAGCCGAGCCCCTCGGTAGAAGATGTCGCTTGATCATGGGGCGTCGCACGCTGGTCAATGCCCGAGTGATCGTCACTGGTGCCACAAGTGGCATCGGCCGGTCGCTCGTGGTGCGGCTGGTGCGTGAAGGTGCCCGAGTTGTGGCGATTGGTCGCCGAGCCGATCGCTTGCAGCAGTTGGTCTCGGAAGTAGCAGAGCCCGATCGCTTAACGACACTGGCAGTGGATGTAACAGAATGCGACGCATGTTCGCGTGCGCTCGCTCTCGCACAATCAGCGTATGGCGGTCTCGATATCCTGGTGAACAACGCCGGACTGGGCGGGATTGGTCTCTTTAGCGAGTCCTCCCCGGCCCGGGTTCGCGATGTCATGGAAGTGAACTTCTTCGCGCCGGTCGAGTGGATTCGCCAATCGCTGCCGATATTGCGCCAGGGCACAAAGCCACTGATCGTGAATGTTGGCTCGGTGCTGGGGCATCGCGCAGTTCCACGCAAAAGTGAATACTGCGCCAGCAAGTTTGCCCTTCACGGTTTCAGTGATGCACTGCGGGCTGAACTGGCGCACGACGGAATCGACGTGCTTTTAGCAAGTCCGAGTACGACCGCTAGTGAGTTCTTCGATGCCTCGCGCGGTCAGAAGAGTGCGAGCGACGGTAAAGGGGGAATGTCACCTGATCTCGTTGCCGACCGAATCGTGCGTGCCATGCAGCGCGGTCAGCATGAAGTGATCATGACTGTGGGTGGAAAGCTGCTCGTTTGGCTCGACCGACTTTGCCCACCGCTGGCCAATCGCCTGGTGGCCTGGTGGGGATGAAACGCACCCAGTTTGCTTGCTATCGGAGCAGCGGAGCAATCGGCAGCAAACGATCGTCGCCTAGCGGTAGCGTTCCGACTTCAGCTGGCTGAATTACTTGCTTTTCTGCAGGAACCTCGGGTTTTTCGCGCGTTTTCCGAAGCTCAAAGCGCGCGAGTGGTCGGGCTGGGTTCTCACGATTATCAGCAAGGTAGCCCAGCAGATAGCGGCCGTCATCCAGACGTGTCAGCAGCTTCCAAGCACCATCTTCGCTCACCACTTCGAACCGCTCGTCATCGATACCCAGCAGATCGCGAAGGGCTGCCGTATTGGTCGAGAGTAGCAGTTCGCCATGCGCACCAACGGTCGCCCAGCGCGCGCGATTTTCCGCAGTCAGACTTTCATAGAGTGCATTGAGTGTCAGCAGTGGCTGTGTGGTCGTTGGCGATGCTGCAGGAAGGGTGTTGGCCTTACGGAACTCCACAATCTTGGTCTTCACGCGCGAGTCGCGAGGCGTGCGTGTTTGTCGCGCAAGCTTGAGGATGGTCACCATCTCGAGTTCGCGCTCGCGCTGCTGCTCGGAAGCATCTTCGCGCACTAAGTAGATCGGCTGACGCGCCAATGGCTCGTTCTTCCAAGCTTCAAATTCCGCAGCAACAGCTGCGGGAAGTTTTTCGAGAAGCTCGTTCCCGTGTCTCGCAAAACGTTCGCGTGGAAGAATCGAAACCTCGGGCAAACGCTCTCCAGCTGGCAGTGCCGATTGATGAGCGGCCTTGAGAGCATCGAAGAAATCCCACGCGCGATGAGCGTCGTTTCCCTCGAGCAAGAACTGCACCATTTGAGCAGCTGCAGTGCGATCGACGGCAATCGCTTCGAGTTCATCTTGCGAACTCCGTTTCGCACGCCACTGATAGCCTCCCACATCTGCTACACGCTCAATTTCAGGCGTTTTTGCAAGATCGGGAAGACGATTGTCACTCCCTGTTTCGAGCGCCACATACGTCGCCAAACCACTCGTGGCCCAGAGCGGGAACATCTTGTCGCACTCGGCTGTGTGCAAAATGGCAAGCGCGACACCTTCGCGCATCGCTGGCAGCTGTTTCTCGAGCGATGGCAAACCGGTGCCGACCCGAATATGAACTTGCGTGATCAAGCCAACCACGTCGACCGTCGTTGCCGGCTGATCGCGATCGCGAATCGGCTCGTTGTCGATCACCACTTGCAGAGCACCGATGCCAAAATCGCCTCGACGATGTTCGGTCATCCAGTTGTCGGCTAGTGAAGCAGTGAAAGCCCACGTACGCTTCACTTCCTCGGCAACCGCCCGCGCATCGTCACGTCCGGTCATGGAGACAACAGTGAACTGCGGCATGCGCACTTCATAGCCACGATGCGTTTGGCGTTCTTCGTTGCGAGGACGATCGAGTTCATCGACTGGACGGACACGATTGTCGTTCACGCTGCGCATACTCGGCTGCGTATTCGGCGACTGTCCTAATAGTATCGTCGACTCACTTGCGATGAGTGCAGCGCTGCCGATTGCTACAGCAATCCAGCGCCGAGCACTGACTAGCGACACTCCGTGGGAACTGGCCCGATGGGAATTGCATGGTTGTTTCATCGCGCCCTCGATCTTATCTAAAGCCCACTCGCCAGTATCACGCCCGGCCAGCCTGCTAGCACCCTCGCGACAGCAACGCTGCGCGCAGTCATCCCTACTGCTCTCTATTCTCTTCCTTTATCGGCGGGAGGCAAACTTTTCTGCGGTAAACGATCGTAACGATTTTGCGATCACTTCTCCCGAGAACCGCATGTAGATTCCCCCTGAACATTCGATTTATTAGGCATCGGCGGCATAGGCGGGAGGACTGGAAGAACCGGTGCGGTGGGATTTACCGGCATATTTTCTCAGGTTGAGGGCAGGGTGGGAGCGATAAGAAGAGTCAGGCGGATGGTGTCGCGCTGGTGGCGTGGGGATTGGACTACGTAGTCAGCGATACCTCGACTCTGCACGAAGTGGGCCTCTTCGGAGGCTGCTTTCTCCAGGGCGGCTCGATGACGCAAGGCTCTCAGTTGCGAGTGGCTCAGTGATGAGCTGGTCAGCACATGAGTGGCTCGTGCAGGAGACGTTCAGCGATGAACGGCCTCCTGTGTGCGTGGCTCAGCGATGAGCAAGCGAGTTGCAGGGCAGGGCCGGGTGATGGAAGCGATATCAGCGGCGACGTGAGTTGCCGGGCACCCGCTTCATGATCAACAGGGATGTAGTGCGATGGTGAGTGCGAGGGCGAGCGGCGCGGCGAACAATTCGCCCGTGTCGAGCGACGCGGCACTTGCTGGCGAGATCAATACGACAGGGGGAACGGCAATGTCGCGATCGTTCGAGATGCGGCGCGGCGGAATGTCGCAGCGGTGGAAACGGGTCCTCGCAGCTTCGCTGTGTGCAGGAAGTTTCCTAACAGGTTCGCTCCTCTTCGGAGCTGAGAACCAGTTGCGGCCCGCTTCGAATTCGCCAGTGAATTCCAGCGAGAACTCGCCGGTCATCAATCCATACACAGCGTCGAGCACGAGCAGTTCGCGAAAGAACTCCCCCGCGCCGACACCAAGTCCTGCCGCTGTGGCCAAGACGCCGGCCAAGATGGTCTCGACCCCATCGAAGCTGAAGCCGACCGTGGCAACTGCTGCCGAGCCGGCCACGCTGCCGCAAGCGGAAGCAGTCCTCGCGCCGATCGTGAAAGCGTCGGACATGCAGCGCCGGCCAGGCGTTAGCCAAGCACCGACTCTCGCGCCGATCGTGAAGTCGAGTCGACCCGCGCTCCGCCCGACTCCTGCAGCCGACGAAGTAGTCGGAACCGGTGCCACAGGTCTCGAGACGCGTGAAACGCTCCCGACTCCCGCTTCGATTCCTGTCGCGGCCAAGCCAGTGCTCGCGGCCCCCAAGCCGATCGCTGCGGCGGTTGCTCCTGCTGTAAATCCAGCCTCGGCGAGCGACACAGCTGCGGCGGTTCCCTCGCGCAGCGTAAGCCCGTGGATGCAAGAGCTCGATGCTCCGCGTCCACTCGCGCCGCACACGCCTGAAGTTGCACCACAGCCGATTCCAAGTGCTGAAACACCA
This window of the Pirellula staleyi DSM 6068 genome carries:
- the hflX gene encoding GTPase HflX: MQEIQREQGVARERAILVRVILPDQYCGEDPLDEIAGLAKTAGATVVGTCVQRREIPDTTTYLGKGKVNELKEIVEANEADVVIFDNDLGPAQTRNLEQTIKVKVLDRTELILDIFASNARSYESRLAVELAQLEYSLPRLKRMWTHLSRIKMGIGMRGPGEKQLEEDRRLVERRIHELKTELHGVERRKQRQVASRADRLTVSLVGYTNAGKSTLMNALTDAGVLAADKLFATLDTRTRRWHLPSWGPVLLSDTVGFIRDLPHGLVASFRATLEEARQADLLIHVADASNPAVLEQISAVYIVLQELGIEEKDTLLVLNKIDRLADPAQLVAVKQRYPNAITISAATREGFDRLHDSVSSALSRSFADLDVQAEVSNGRLLAFLSAHGEVLSKTFSEDRVIVHCRLPHRHLGGLMRERAVVRPHTAAEFLLQDLPEHAAESEVELLEETSQPSPSVEDVA
- a CDS encoding efflux RND transporter permease subunit; this translates as MNLIEAFVHNPVKVTVGVILIVMFGIISAFNMPMQLTPEVEIPTLTIETTWPGASAAEVEREIVQEQEEQLKSVEGVRKMSSESMDSLGRVVLEFPVGTDMAEALLKVNTKLAQVPSYPEDANEPVINTSNASDRPIAYFILSQRIPTKEDVEQYAKQFPHLKSKLDEVYKAKNDALKMYRLSQIAETDAGLKAALPPEKDITTLRRFSEDFIEAALERVPGCSNANVVGGREEEVQVVVDPLKLAARGLSISDVRESLRGQNADTSGGDFWEGKRRNVIRTLGQYTSTEQVESTILARRDGMPVYVRDVGYAVESFKKPDGFVRRFGTRSISINAQRAVGSNVLEVMNGLRKTVDNLNSGVLKERGLQLVQVYDESEYIYSSVSLVTDNLLWGSLFTFLTLLLFLRSARSTVIIFMHILVSTIGAFLVMSLLGRSLNVPALGGLAFAVGMLVDNAIVMLENIYRRHQNGESPEEAAVRGASEVWGALLNATLANLAVFIPVLFIREEAGQMFRDIAIAISGAVALSMLVAVAVVPTAAMRILKPHTAKSRRQAAGEQFEIDEARGIWRLYAIAGRLVNHYLLGPLDVVAAIFVNGVVSINRTLQGSVILRVGMIGGVLAASLILTWAMMPKVEYLPNGNRNLIITLVLPPPGYNLDRLQEMGQIVENELKPYWDVNIDDPEVLKRDVPAISDFFFIARNRSVFIGVRAADPARVAELIPVIQKIAPKLDGSILVAKQASLFEKGISAGRTIEVEISGPDIDRLIEIGSDIMVDLKGTPDKPGLLAAAQVKPNPSLDKANPEVHVIPKWDQAADLNVTASELGYTVDALVDGAYATDYYLGGDKIDLRIVGQVEYASRIQDIKSLPIATASGQVIPLEAVAEVVNSSGPEQINRRTRQRAITLEVTPPAEMPLEAAMDLINEKVVAPRLSNGDLSGGYRIELAGTADKLRSTWASLRWNLMLAVLITYLLMAATFESWLYPLVVILTVPLGAVGGFIGLWLLNFYVLQPLDVLTMLGFIMLVGTVVNNPILIVEQSLVHIREDHMPVGEAIIESVKNRIRPIFMTTLGGLVGLFPLVIAPGAGSELYRGIGAVLLGGLLVSTVVTLVFVPALLGLTMEIRESLLRILFKKRHPDDDDDSQLDRLDLDEGENLAPALPQPSEARPVPAITSSQTVELS
- a CDS encoding SDR family NAD(P)-dependent oxidoreductase; protein product: MGRRTLVNARVIVTGATSGIGRSLVVRLVREGARVVAIGRRADRLQQLVSEVAEPDRLTTLAVDVTECDACSRALALAQSAYGGLDILVNNAGLGGIGLFSESSPARVRDVMEVNFFAPVEWIRQSLPILRQGTKPLIVNVGSVLGHRAVPRKSEYCASKFALHGFSDALRAELAHDGIDVLLASPSTTASEFFDASRGQKSASDGKGGMSPDLVADRIVRAMQRGQHEVIMTVGGKLLVWLDRLCPPLANRLVAWWG
- a CDS encoding efflux RND transporter periplasmic adaptor subunit, encoding MISMPTIARSIRVARPATLAYLCLAIVPAFVFAQAPKGAAKPDVKVKAAVLDQVAETRTFVGTVKPLRKSIVGSAAPGRVEVYLVDEGQAVKKGDEIAILRTGIIQAEVDTAAAQVKVAEAELAELENGTRPEEVEQAKARLANAQANLTFRNAKLERTKSLRGTATREELEEDTNLALQAEAVYNEARFTLELLVQGPRAERIEQMRAKLLAAKAEFTRLDEQLQRHTMRAPFDGFITAELTEVGQWVMQGDPVAEVLELEYVDIEIPVLEDYIGALQIGSPASVDVQALGGRTFSGTVAIINPQADARARTFPVKVRVKNEMEGSTVLLKAGMFARVTLSVSKPIQAVMVSKDAVVLGGATPVVFVIDNAGGKQTARAVPVKLGVSLDSRTQVIGDVQPGQLVVVTGNERLRSGMEVTPQILK
- a CDS encoding MarR family transcriptional regulator; translated protein: MLEHDFHDSIGCWVGMTARAFERALNEELAPHGITFQQWQVLAWLAFEGELSQAQLAQRLRVEAPTLVGILDRMERDMWIERVVAAGDRRKKLIRPMPKVKPVWERILAAARSVRMRATQGVSAVELEQVRLILERLRLNLSGEDELQTTPRPAAQPARDDLGREVLELTEEIVRSSQRAAVPPMVLEPHSP